In Xylocopa sonorina isolate GNS202 chromosome 3, iyXylSono1_principal, whole genome shotgun sequence, one genomic interval encodes:
- the Hand gene encoding heart- and neural crest derivatives-expressed protein produces MMLGGYEAQPDYYPQWHQPYNYVTQLPYGPLNVPDADSQSTYWGADSGISGGSSGAGSPTASTPPLIEEIGVQEPSYSPLQQYPHPSMTQHYSNHLVYPSQQDVPHHHLHHHHHHHQQSHRRDGDYSTVASMSQIDGSLQQHLRQGARDGGVVVRPKRRNTANKKERRRTQSINNAFADLRDCIPNVPADTKLSKIKTLRLAASYIGYLMAVLESDEGEEPQTFRAEILSNGRRSKTAQANQNESCLHQASGLSSEESSKSKGRTGWPQHMWALELKQESPTNQMQ; encoded by the exons ATGATGCTGGGGGGCTACGAGGCGCAGCCCGATTATTATCCGCAATGGCATCAACCCTATAACTATGTCACCCAATTACCGTACG GTCCGCTGAACGTGCCCGACGCCGACAGCCAATCGACGTACTGGGGCGCGGATTCCGGGATCTCCGGGGGTAGTTCAGGCGCCGGTAGCCCAACCGCCTCCACGCCACCCCTGATCGAAGAGATTGGCGTCCAAGAACCCAGCTACTCCCCTCTGCAGCAATACCCTCACCCCTCGATGACCCAACACTACTCGAACCACTTGGTATATCCATCGCAACAAGATGTCCCCCATCACCACCTgcaccatcatcatcatcatcatcaacaGAGCCACAGAAGAGACGGCGACtattcgacggtcgcttcgatgAGCCAGATCGACGGGTCCCTGCAGCAACACCTCAGACAAGGGGCAAGGGACGGCGGTGTGGTTGTCAGGCCTAAACGGAGGAATACAGCGAACAAGAAAGAGAGAAGGCGAACGCAGAGCATAAACAACGCGTTCGCAGACTTACGCGATTGCATACCGAACGTACCGGCAGACACCAAGTTGTCGAAGATCAAAACTTTGAGGCTGGCTGCCTCGTACATCGGATACCTTATGGCGGTCCTAGAGAGCGACGAGGGAGAAGAACCGCAGACCTTCCGAGCGGAAATCTTGTCGAACGGCAGGAGGAGCAAGACGGCTCAGGCGAATCAG AACGAGTCGTGTTTGCATCAAGCGTCGGGTCTCAGTTCCGAGGAGTCGTCGAAGAGTAAAGGACGAACTGGATGGCCGCAACATATGTGGGCCCTCGAATTGAAGCAGGAATCGCCCACCAACCAGATGCAATAA
- the LOC143433500 gene encoding uncharacterized protein LOC143433500 has translation MLNRFTNAWHSILSSVLFATLLRKKITVIKFSLDGYEHYGQQKIELFPILLFDGEEEYCSNVVIRRGRLGRWFTATHAKGSFSQSQLKWPSRCLYLDIPVCVYVDLRYPSKQTNVCFILFFSPVPYMSSIRVPALTYTCAKMHRHV, from the exons ATGCTCAATAGATTTACAAATGCCTGGCATTCCATTCTATCATCAGTTCTTTTTGCTACCTTATTGAGA AAGAAGATAACTGTAATAA AATTTTCCTTGGACGGCTACGAACATTATGGGCAACAAAAAATTGAACTTTTTCCCATTCTCTTATTCGATGGTGAAGAAGAGTATTGCTCGAATGTAGTAATTAGGAGGGGGAGGTTGGGGCGGTGGTTCACCGCGACACATGCTAAGGGCAGTTTTTCACAGAGCCAGCTTAAGTGGCCGAGTCGTTGCCTGTACTTGGACATTCCCGTTTGTGTATACGTGGACCTTCGATACCCGTCAAAGCAAACAAACGTTTGCTTcatactttttttttctccagtCCCGTACATGAGTTCAATACGTGTGCCCGCGTTGACGTACACTTGCGCGAAGATGCACAGACACGTGTAA
- the Pban gene encoding pheromone biosynthesis-activating neuropeptide, translating to MIDSAVFPSFNRATFICLLACAVCLLSCACGEYESRDTVSSVSNDRTPNNEFGSCTDGKCIKRTSQGITSGMWFGPRLGRRRRADRKPEVDMDLEALNSGLDGSRWTVITIPGTEKRQPTQFTPRLGRESGEEFFSYGFPKDQEEFYADEQIFPPLFAPRLGRRLPWTPSPRLGRQLHSILDKSRQNFDDARF from the exons ATGATCGATTCCGCGGTGTTTCCGTCCTTTAACCGTGCCACCTTTATCTGCCTGCTGGCCTGTGCGGTCTGCTTACTTTCCTGTGCTTGCGGGGAATATG AGAGTAGAGATACGGTAAGCAGCGTGAGCAACGACAGAACGCCTAACAATGAATTTGGCTCGTGCACCGACGGCAAGTGCATCAAACGAACCTCCCAGGGTATCACCAGTGGGATGTGGTTCGGCCCACGGCTTGGACGACGTCGCAGAGCCGACCGGAAACCAGAAGTGGACATGGACCTCGAAGCGCTCAACAGTGGTCTGGATGGATCACGTTGGACTGTCATCACTATTCCAG GAACAGAAAAGAGACAGCCGACTCAATTTACGCCCCGCTTGGGAAGAGAATCGGGCGAGGAATTCTTTTCGTACGGGTTCCCAAAGGACCAAGAGGAATTCTACGCAGACGAACAAATTTTTCCACCCTTATTCGCACCACGTCTAGGACGCCGTTTACCTTGGACACCGTCCCCGAGACTTGGACGTCAGTTGCACAGTATTCTTGATAAGTCTAGGCAAAATTTCGACGACGCACGCTTTTAA